The stretch of DNA CCTGCACGCGTATTTCCACCATGTTCTCCACGCGGCGTGTGCTGATGGTGATCCTGCCGATCGCTCCGTCCTGCCTGGGCGCGTCCATAATGGCGTGCGCGGCGTTGACTACGAGGTTGAGGAGCACCTGCCCTATCTCCTGAGACGAACAGACCACCTGCGGGAGATCGGGATCAAGGTCCGTTGTGGTTTCTGCCACGTACTTCCATTCGTTGCGGGAGACCGTGACAGTCTGCTCAATCAGCGTATTCAGATCGATTTCCTGCTGCCTGTCGTGACCGGGATGAGCGAACTGCTTGACGGAGTTGACGATGGCCGAAATCCGATCCAGCCCCTGCAGGGTTTCCGAGATGGCAGCTGGCAGCTCGTCCAGATAGAAGTGGATCTGCCGTTCCTCCTCCATGGCGGCCATGGCGGTCCAATCAGGAACCGAATCAGACTGCGTCCCAAGACTTCTATACGCACCAAGCGCATTTCCCAGCTGCTCCATGCCGTCCTTGATAAACCACATATTGTTCATGACATACTGGGTCGGCGTATTGATCTCGTGGGCAATACCCGCCGCGAGCTGTCCGATGGCCTCAAGCTTCTGAGTCTGCAAGAGCTGGGATTCGAGCATCCTGCGCTCGGTGGTATCGATAACCAGAAGCCAAAAACCCAGGCACTCACCTTCGTTGGACTTCAGAGCCACAGGGGTGACCAAGATAAAACGAACATTGCCTTCAACTTTCAAACGCAAGTCATATCGTGAACCTGGAAGAACGCAGATATCGCTTCCAAAAATTCCGATACAACAAGCCATGTCTTCTTCGTGAACGTATTCAATGAAATCAGAACCAATAACGTCCTCGTGTTCTCTGCGCACAATTGAGCAGAAATGGTTGTTACAATATCCAATATTGCCTTTTGGGTCAGTCTGAATAAGGCCCTGACTCATATTTTCAGCCAAGTTACGGAAGCGCTGCTCGCTTCTCATCAAACTCTCCCGAGCGTTTCTACTTGCCGTCACGTCCTCAATAAACCCTTCAAAATATCGCACTCGCCCATCGGAGTCCCTGACTATACGCCCACGCATCCGACCCCAGAACAATAAGTTGTCCCTGCGCTGTAAGCGGTACTCACGAGCCGACACCTCGCCCTTTTCAAGCCCTTCGGCAATTAGTTGCTTGCGATCATTTGGGTTAACATACATCTGCGTTGCTATATCTTTGTAATGCCTGATCATTTCGTCAGTTGAGGCAAAACCGAACATGGCGGCCATGGTTGCATTGACACTCAAGTATGTGCCCTCGGGGGTGCTCTGAAATATACCTACCGGGGCATTATCGAATATGCTTTTATATTTGCCCTCTACAGCAAGCAGGGTTTGCCTAATTTTCTCCGAAGCGCTCACGTCGCGAGCCACAAACACCTTGCCAATTACTGTCCCAGTGGAATCCAAGAGAGAATTACTTCGAACCATGAAACTGCCGGGAAGGTTGGGATAGCTAACGGCAATCTCTGTGGAGGAGCAGTCGCTAAGAGGGATATGGCATTCAGCGCAGCCAAGCATCTCCTTGCATGAACGGCCAACAATCTCTTGTGGCGTCAACCCAAGGCGGACGGCCAAGGCTTTGTTGGCGCGCTGAACAATCCCCGCACCGTCGAGCAGAAAGACGATATCGGAGATCGTGTCAAAAGTACGCTCCAGTTCTTCCTTGGCTCGCAGAATCCGTTCACGGCTTTTCAGCCGTTCTGTCTCGTCCCGGAGCAGGATGGAAACGCCCGTGAATTTGCCGGACACATCCGGCTGAAAATTAATGCTGGCACGCAATGTCGTTTTCCGATCTGGGCCAGACAATTCGACCATTTTCTCGAACGGTTTGTTGCGATCCGCCAGCCATTCTTGCTGGATTTCCGCCAACCAAGGAAAAATATCGGAAACATTCTTCCCGCAAAGGCTGTCATCATTCAACTGGGCTTTTAAAGAATAGTAATCTTGGCCGTGTAGGGCATGCTCGTTTATAAGACAGGCAGCCGCTCGATTCAGGTTCTCGATAACGCCATCGTAGGAGGAAAAAATAACGGGTTGGTCGAGGCTTTCGAAAAATGTCAGATAGTGGTTTTTCTCATTGGTCATTTCACGTAACGACGAAGCCATTTCAGCCTTGTGTTTTCCTGCATCCACTTCGGCCCATTCGGAGCAGAACGCGGTCCCCATGCGATCGAAAAGCCTGATCAAGACATGTTCAATCCTGTCCCGCTCCTCGCCGGGAGAAAGGAATTCGCGCACACAGTCCTGATAGGCTTGGCGGTAGTAGACAAAGAGTCCAAGGAACATGCCAAGTTCTATACCCCTGCCTCTGTGAAGGCGGGCCTCCTTAAGGCCGAAGCGGGACACGGGATCTTTAGACCAGTCCGTATGCACCGCCAATTCGATTTCCGGAAATTCGGAAGACTCAAAAGCCGAGGCAACAGCCTCGGTCAAGCCTGCAATGGAAATTCTCCACGCCTCGACAAGTGTAGACGTATAGACCGCATAGCCATGCTGACGAGCATAATTAAGTATGCGCTCCATGAGCCACATTTCCTTTGCTCGCAGCAAGGTGACGAATGTGTTCATTTGCAACCCCGAACCGGGCTCGGCAGAATAGGTTGAGCAGAAATTCGACCCTCACAATCTTCATCCGACATGCTCTGAACGGCTCCAGCAAAAAAATCTGCCAGTTCATCGATATCGACAAGCTCCCTGTAGACGGGCGAAAATCTCGCCCGCTGGACGCCGTGAAGCGACGTTACCACATACGCAGCTATACGAAGAGCAGTCTCGGGATCCTTGTTGGCACATAGTTTCCGGGCAAGAATCTGGACGACTTCCAGACTGAGTGAGGCCAGTGCCGGCATGTGTTCAGGATTGCTGAGCATTGCGAAAGGTGGTTCACGGTAGACCATCGCGTAACCTGTCGACGCGTCCGAAGTAAAAGCCATATAAGAACGCACAAATTCCTTAGTCGCTTCGCCCATGCCCAAAGACAAAGCTCCTACTTCGCGTTGAAGCCGATCCCTTAACCCCATCATCACGAACACCAAGGAATTGAAATAAAGGGTTTCCTTGTTAACAAAATGATAACGCGCAAGCCCCTGGGCGACCCCAGCCCGCCGCGAGATGCTCTCGATGCTTGATTTTTCATAGCCCGATTCGGTAAAAGCGGAGCAAGCGGCCTGAAGGATCAAATTTTTCTTGTCATTTTTCATGGTACTTCCGTATTTCTTTGTACGTACATACAATTTAGCTCATATGGAGATGACGCGCAATACAGTTTGTATAATTTTCAGCAGGGAACTCGGCGTTCACGATAAAATCAAGGTAGTAATTTTGATTATTCCCTGGAACTTTGTTAATAGAAAAAAAAAATCTTTCATTTTCAACCCGCGAGGCCCGCTTTGACCAAAAACTCCAAATTCCGCGACCAATCTGTTCTTTTCGTCGACGACGAACCTGCGGTTCGGGAGGGTTTAAGGCGTGCGCTGCACCATGCTCCATTTCGTTGTCATTTCGCCGAGTCCGCTTTCCAAGCCTTGGAATTAATCGACTCGAAAAAAATCGACATCGTAGTTGCCGATGAACAAATGCCCGGAATGTCGGGCTCGGAATTCCTGAGTATTGTCCGTAACCGCCAGCCACAAATTGTCCGCATCATCCTGTCGGGCCACGCGAGCATGGAAAGGGTAATCGTCGCAATCAACGCAGGGCAGATCCATCGTTTTCTGACAAAGCCCATAGAAACAAGTCATTTAACAGAAATTCTCGAAGAATATTTTAGCGAATTACGCATGCAGGACACACAGAACGCCCTGCACAGCAGAACAGACACCCTCGGCAGGTGGGAATGGGACCTTCTTCAGGATACTTGGAGATGGAGCGATGGCTTTGAACGGATCATGCATTGCCGACTAGCGGACGAAGATGTCGGTTTGGCCGCCCTTTTTGCCACAGTGCATCCGCAGGACCGCGCTGAACTGATCTCCATTATCTACGACTGTCGAGACAGTGGACAGAACAGAGAGGCCGAGTTTCGCATTTTAATCAGCGACGGCAGCGTTCGCTGGATCGTTCTGTACATGGACGTTTTTAAGGATGGCAACAAGGTTTGGAAACTATTTGGTATGATGCGCGAGATCACAGACCAAAAAGAAAAAGAGATGCTGCAGGTCGACCGTCTAGTTATGCTGCAGACGACGCTCAACAAAACCGTCGAAGCTTTAGGCCGAATGACGGAAATACGTGACCCCTATACTGCTGGACATCAGATCCGAGTCGCCCGTTTGGCGAAAGAGATCGGCAAGCGCATGGGCTTAGATCCCGGCCACCTGGAAGGACTGGAGATCGCGGCTAAACTTCATGATATTGGTAAAATTTACGTCCCTGCTGAATTCCTTGCCAAACCAGGAACATTGCGCGAAGCGGAGATGAATTTAATAAAATATCATCCTGAAATAGGCCACCAAATCATACAAGAAATACCCTTCAACATGCCTGTGGGCGACATAATTCTTCAGCATCATGAGCGCTTGGACGGTTCAGGCTATCCGAATGGTTTGAAAAAGAATGATATCATCTTGGAGGCGCAAATCATTGCAGTCGCTGACGTGTTTGAAGCTATGTCTTCCTATCGTCCCTACAGGCCCGGTCTTGGCCAGGAAGTTGCCATGAAGGAATTGCGCTCGAAGAAAAACCTCTGCTTCGCCCCCTCCGCTGTTGACGCCCTGGAAACTATTCTCATTGATCATCCAAACTTTCTTGATGAACTGAATTTAGACACAATGCATATATGATTATCACATTTGTTTATAAACCATATAACACATGCTTATGTATATTCAGTATGCGCAAAAATATTGATATTAAAAGGGTGGTAAATTTATGAGATTTTTGATTGTTGAAGATGATATTTCAGGCGTCATGTTGTTGCATAAAATTTTATGCGAATATGGCGAAATAGATGACGTAGCAGATGGGCCAGAAGCTATAAAAGCATTCGACAGTGCATGGGCAGAAGGAGATCCATACAATATTATTTTTTTAGACATTATGATGCCAAGTATGAGCGGACAAGACGTCCTTTCCATAATCAGAAAAAAAGAAATTGAAATGCGGATACCTCAACTCAAACAAGTTAAGGTTATCATAACATCCGCTCTAGACAGCGTTGATAGTGTCAGTCAAGCTTTCAATGAAGGCAGAGCTTCCGCATATTTAGTAAAACCGATACTTAAACATCACGTCTTGGAAGAAATGAGCAAGCTTAGATTTGATTGAAAATCTTTTAATTCTAATGAATATGTTAATCAAATAATAACGTATTTTATAGATATATTTATTTTATGAGCAACCACACAATAGAAATATCACCTGAAGAAGACAGCATATTTTTCAATGCTTTCAAGTACGCATCAATAGGCATGGCGCTTGTTGCGCCAGATGGGAAATGGTTAAAAGTCAACAGGTCGCTATGCGAAATGCTTGGTTATCAGGAAGAAGAAATTTTAGACAGAACTTTTCAAGATATCACGCATCCTGACGACCTTGATGAAGACTTGGTCTATGTGACCAGAATGCTGGCTGGAGTCATCGACACCTATCAAATGGAAAAGCGCTACTTTCATAAAGAAGGATACATTATCAATATCCTTCTTAGTGTTTCCTTGGTAGTCAACAAAGATGGATCACCTCGATTTTTCATTTCGCAGATACAAGATATAACACGCAAAAAACAAGTTGAAGAAGAATTATTGAAAATATCCCGTGAAGATACGCTAACGGGCATAGCAAATAGGCGTTATTTTTTTGAGCATGCTTCCAGAGAAATGATTAGAGGCAGACGATTTAACGAATCCCAGACGTTAGCCATGCTTGATGTAGACAATTTTAAGAGTATCAATGATACGTATGGACATGAAACAGGCGATATTGTTCTCAAAAAAATGGCAGGAGAATGCAAAAAAATATTACGTGAAATTGATATATTCGGAAGAATTGGAGGGGAAGAATTTGGCATACTGTTTTTAAATACAGACAAGAAGACGTCACTAAATCTTGCAGAGAGGTTGCGTAGCCAAATAGAAAAAATCGAGGTAATCACCAGCGATGGTAAAATTAATTTCACGGTGAGCATCGGGATGGTATATTTCCGTGGTGGCAATAAATCTATCGATGAAAGACTGAATATAGCAGATCAAGCATTATACCGGGCAAAAGAGTCTGGAAGAAATCGCATTGAAATTATTTCAGAAGATCTGAGTGACACAGAGATAACTCCTGAACCGACCCAATCCCAACTTGTTCGGTTAATATGGAAAGACGAGTACGCATCAGGAAATTTACTCATAGATAGTCAACACAGACATCTTTTCACGTGCGCAAACGAACTCCTTAACGCAATAATCACAGGACGAACTGATAAAGATGTTCTTTTTTTAGCAAAAAATCTCTTAAATCAGACTGTTCAACACTTCTCTGATGAGGAAAAATTATTGTGTGAGTCAGAATTTTCAGAATATAATTACCATTGTAATATTCATAGACAACTTGAGAAAAAAATGGCTCAAACAATTGCCAGTTTTAAAAATGATAAAGTTCATGTCGGCGAATTATTTTCATTCCTTGTTACCGACATAATTCTGGAGCATATGGTTCTCGAAGATCAAAAATTTTTCTCCTATCTATAATAAATTGTCAAAAAAATCGTAGAGTATCAC from Deltaproteobacteria bacterium HGW-Deltaproteobacteria-18 encodes:
- a CDS encoding response regulator; the encoded protein is MRFLIVEDDISGVMLLHKILCEYGEIDDVADGPEAIKAFDSAWAEGDPYNIIFLDIMMPSMSGQDVLSIIRKKEIEMRIPQLKQVKVIITSALDSVDSVSQAFNEGRASAYLVKPILKHHVLEEMSKLRFD